A single region of the Melioribacteraceae bacterium 4301-Me genome encodes:
- a CDS encoding tol-pal system YbgF family protein, whose product MVDIDAEYGAYAYAISNTYSRSPYPVYGNVFVTGINDVCGMPKSAIAERTSEPNFINSQLLKEADKKYLELLRKISEDTKAAKYDKNKYTNDFTGLIKDYKNIVETEKERQVIKAALSKLNHLYKAKEDKKSFNNYLTQLTLNKEYEAYLPYINRYFIWDNVDEKKYENSIATADEILRTTQDEDLTSEMLYEKGLIYKYYLDNPTKAKESFTELIAKHQQSILAEFAAREMGIKLEKSEKNNVVINKQEEGYSLDNYPNPFNPTTQIKFTIPEAAFVILKVYNTLGQEIATLVNEKKEA is encoded by the coding sequence TTGGTAGATATCGACGCAGAGTATGGCGCTTACGCTTATGCAATAAGCAATACTTACAGCCGTTCACCATACCCGGTTTATGGCAATGTATTTGTTACCGGAATAAATGATGTCTGCGGAATGCCAAAATCTGCAATAGCTGAAAGAACAAGTGAACCTAATTTTATTAATTCGCAGCTATTAAAAGAAGCAGACAAGAAATATCTTGAGCTGCTCAGAAAAATCAGCGAAGACACTAAAGCTGCTAAATACGATAAGAATAAGTATACAAACGATTTTACGGGTCTAATCAAAGATTATAAAAACATAGTTGAAACAGAAAAAGAAAGACAAGTAATTAAGGCAGCTTTATCTAAACTCAATCATCTGTACAAAGCAAAAGAAGACAAAAAATCGTTCAATAATTACTTAACACAATTAACTCTTAATAAAGAATATGAAGCATATCTTCCATATATAAATCGATATTTCATTTGGGATAATGTTGATGAAAAGAAGTATGAAAATTCAATAGCAACTGCAGATGAAATTTTAAGAACAACACAAGATGAAGACTTAACAAGTGAAATGCTTTATGAGAAAGGATTGATTTACAAGTATTACTTAGACAACCCAACCAAAGCAAAAGAAAGTTTCACAGAATTAATAGCAAAACATCAACAAAGTATATTAGCTGAATTTGCGGCAAGAGAAATGGGAATTAAACTTGAAAAGTCAGAGAAAAATAATGTTGTAATTAACAAGCAAGAAGAAGGTTACAGCCTTGACAATTATCCTAATCCATTTAATCCCACAACGCAAATTAAGTTTACAATTCCAGAGGCTGCATTTGTCATATTAAAAGTTTACAACACATTAGGACAAGAAATAGCAACACTTGTCAACGAGAAGAAAGAAGCGTGA